One Paenibacillus sp. SYP-B4298 genomic window, AAGCCGGATGCCGGCTCGCTGCACATTGAGGGCAATTCGGTCGCGCATCTTCCCGAATACCAGCGGAGCAAGTGGATTGGCCGCGTGTTTCAGGACCCGATGGCGGGTACGGCGCCTCGTATGACCATTGAGGAAAATCTGGCGATGGCTTATTGCCGCGGCCGCTCGCGTGGGCTCAGCCTTGGCATTAACGCGCGCAAGCGCAAGCTGTTCCGCGAGCAGGTGGCCAAGCTCGGAATTGGGCTGGAGAACCGCTTCGGTGCTATGGTGGGTACGTTGTCTGGCGGTGAACGTCAAGCATTGAGCCTGCTGATGTCCACCTTCACACAGCCGAAGATTCTGCTGCTTGATGAGCATACGGCTGCCCTTGACCCGGCTCGTGCGGAGCTGATTACACGGCTGACAGAATCGATCGTGCGCGAGATGAAGCTGACGACGCTGATGGTCACGCATAACATGGAACAGGCCATTCGCCTCGGCAATCGCCTGATTATGATGGACAAAGGGCGAATCATCCTCGACATCGATGAGAACCGCAAGAAGGATCTCACTGTCGAACGTCTGCTCGGCGAGTTCGAGCAGATCAGCGGCAAGAAGCTCGCGGATGACCGCATCGTGCTCGGTTGAGAAGGTGCGTTGAAAGCCAGTCTGTCCGGTAGTACACCACAAAAGAAGCAAGTCGCATACGGGAGTGTCACCCGAAACTGCGCTTGCTTCTTTGGCTTGGATTATCATAGCTCGGCAGATGCGATATGACTAGGGCATCCGATTGAGCCGAGGCGATTATGGCTGAACGACGATCAGCTCGACGGTAGCTTGCGGCGGCATGCTCCTGGTGGTTGCGGGACCGTAATAAGCCTTCACTTGGGTCCCTTCCTTCAACTCTTCAGGCTTGACCTGCTCGCCATCGGGTCGGACAATCATCGTCTGCTCGTTCAGATTCATCACTAGAACGTTATGCAGTTCCTCTAGCGATCCAAGGTGAACCTGCCAACCATACTCGCTCTTCTTCACTTGGCTGATCGTATCCTCCTTGATCAGACGCTGCTGGCCTACGACCACCTTAACCGCTGCGGAGCCGCCAGGATAGCTCATGGTTGAGATCGGGCCATAGAGCGTGTCCACATGTGTCCCAACGGCGATGTCCTTCGCGGTCTTCGTGACCCCGGATTCATCGACGATCTCGGTATCCTTCGTAAGGCTCAGCACCATCCAGTCCGAGCCGCCATTGCCGCGAATCTCCAGCTTCACTGTCCCGTCAACCTCAGTCTTCCCGACTACAACGCCACTGAGCTCGATCGGACGCATCGCTTCATCCTCTCCTGGCTGCTCCTCCTGTGATGCAGCAGATGTCAACTGAATCTGCTTGCCGCTGGCCTGAACCTCATAGCCGAGCAGGCCCGCCGTATCCCGGATCGGGACATAAGCTTTGCCGTCTATATATACCGGCTGCAGCGTGGATGGCTCCCCGTTCACCGTAATTTTAATATCGGAACGGAGCAGTCCGCTCACCTTTTCCGTCAGCCCGGCCGCTCCCGCTGCTGCAGTTGCCCCCAGCATGCCGATAGCGGTCAGAATAATGAATGTTTTTTTTGCCTTCATCTTCATCGTTATGTCTCCCTTCGAAGTAAGTCCATGAGTGCCACTCGCTTATCTTGACGGAAGGGACACTCAGAAGGTTGCAGGTCACCAACGAGTCAGCCCTGATCTCTATTGAATCTTGTGTGTGGTTTGGCTGAGCTGCTCATAGAACAGCGGCTTACTGCGGTTGAATAGCCGGATGAGCAGATGAATGGCGAACCAGGCATCCAGCAGAAATACAGCGAGAGCCAGCAGCACATAGAGCAGTCCGCTGACGGCGGACCCTTCGAAGCTGCTGAACAGCAACCATACGTTGGCCCCGCCCAGGAAGAGGTAGAGCAGTCCGCCTCGAATCGCCAGTTGGCGCAGCGTCGCAGGCTGTTCGAGCCCGCTGATTCGTATGCGCACGACCAGCTTCCCAAGCGTCATTCCATTCATGAGGGAGGGAAGTACGATAAAATAGAGCGCCGTCAACACAAAATAAGCGCCTGGAAGCTCCAGAATGATCACCACGATAAGAAGTGGGAACAGCAGCATCCAATCCAGCATGAACGCGATGCCGCGCCTTGTATAGCTGACGCGCTTCTGGGAGAGATCAACTGCATGGTCAAGCTGGTCGATACGCGGCAGCAGGGCAGACAACCATGATGCGAGCACAAAGCCGAGCATTCCCCCGAGCGTATTCATCATCAGGTCGTCGACATCGAACAGTCGATAGGGGTAATCGAAATAGCCATACAGCGCGGTCACTTGCGTCACCTCAAAAAACAGCGAGAGGCCGAAGGAGGCGAGCAGACACGTAAGCCAGCCGGTGCGGAAGTAATAGCGCAGGAACATGCCGAACGGCATGACGAGCAGCACGTTCAGCATCACTTGCCAGAAGGCGCGCTCCTGCAGCAGCCGCAAATAGGTGGCGGGCTGATCCGGTTCGAGCCGCGTCTCCTTAATAATATCCTGTATAAAGTGAAACGGAATCCACTGCATATAGGACGCCACATCCGGCGGGGCGTTATGGCGGGTAGTTGGCAGCGGCAGAATCACGAGATATAAGGCATTCATGAGATAGAGCAGCAATAGGTACAGCATCGTCGCCCGCAGCTTATGGATATAGCCGTGCCGTCTGTATTGCACGATCAGGAAGGGCAGCGTGAACAGCAGCGCTGCAATGGGAAAGGTCAGAAAAGCATAGGAAATCGGGTATAAATAGAACTTGAACATAGTACCGCCTCTTTAGTTAACTGTGAGCTTCACGGACCTTGGCGCGGAGAAAGGGCACCATCTCCCCAAGTGGTTGGGCTCATGGATTTATGTAGAGCTGCAAGGCTGCGTTAGTAGAGCCGCCTTGTGCTGCGGTCGCAGCAAAGTTATGTCTATCATAGACCCACCCTTTAAATATTGTCAAACAAACCAGCCATTCATACCGTTGATCTGACAACTATAATAGGGCTCAATCTCCAACCACAATAGGGCTCAATCTCCAACCACGCGAGATTGAGCCCAACCAGCTCATGGCTATTATAATCGAAAATCTGCTCCCTTAGGAGTTAGGAAGACACACGCTAGCGGAACAGCTCCAGAGGGATGGAGAACTCAGGCATCCCCTCTGAATAAGGAGTGTACTCATACAGGGAGAAAAAGACGATAATTTTGTCGCCGCGCAGGTAGAAGCCCTGGTCGTCGCTGATCGTCTCGAACGGCTCCAGCATGTCGTAGCCGCGTTTTGTCAGCTCCTGCTTGATCTGAGTATTGATGATCTGCTTGTATCGGCTGTTATTAAGCGCAGCCTCTTGCAGTGTCAGCACCTTGCCGCTGTTCAGGTCGAAGGTGTACCCTTGCTTGCCGTAATTGCCATGAGCGCCACCTGTAAATTCATAATGATCAAAGACGATGCTCAGCTTGCCGTCCTGATTGTACGTAATGGTGTAGTTAACATCATAATACAACTGCGTGCCTTCGATCAGATCGATACTGCTGCTCTGTGCGAACAGCTCCTTGCCTGCTTGCTCAAATTCCTTGGCTTGCTTCTCCAGGAAGCTGTTGATCTTGCCCTGTGCCTCCGGCTCGCTCATGCCGCTTAGCTGCGGGTATTGAATGGCAAAATGGCGGTCAGATGTCGAATGATCGATGTCCTTGTTGCTAAGGATGAGTGAGTTTTCCACAATCGGATTGATGGTGATCAACTGCTCCTTATGATTGTACACGATCTCATAGCCCATCTGCTCCAGAAGGAAGCGGAGCGGAAGGTAAGCGGAGCCGTTCTTGACGATGACCGGTTTGCCGCTTATCCTGTGTCCGTTCACTTTGAATTCGGTGCTCTGATCCTGCATTGTTATGGTCTTGGTCGGACTGCTGGTCGTAATAATCTTCGTCTTGCTATCCCAGGTTGTGGTCAGCCCGAGTTCATCAGCCAAGAACCGCAGGCCAATATAAGTGTCGCCTTCCGCAGATACTCCTCCGGGCACCTGCAGCGTCTTTCCGTCTACCTTGATCATGAGTATTTTGCTTGTCCAGGCGGCAGCAGTCGAGGCGGCATTGGTCGGACTAGCCGCAAGCGGCAAGGTGGCGGTGCCAAGCAGAAGCGCTGCGGCAAGCGGCGCAGCGATCCATGTCCATGGTTTGCTTCGTTTCACAGTTCTTCCTTGCACTGTCGGTCACGCTCCTTGTTGTCTTGAATATTGGGGGGGCAAGACGGTATTGATCTCTACATGAAAAGAGACGTAGCTGCGGCGCACAAGGTTCATAGGGTTGGTTCTTCATAGGAAGCCGCGGGCGTCCTGTTGATCTGTCTCCATCATAGCTAAAGTCGGCGCTCAGAGCAATCTTGCCGCACGTACCCCTTGCGCCAATGCCATGCGGACAGTGCAAAGAGCCAAGGGGGGACGATGCCCTTCCCTTGGCTCTGCTTGATGCTTGCAACGTGTTCTCTCGTAAGCTGCCGCTGCTGGCGCAGGCTAAGCGTATACGGAGGCGGAGATGGTGATTGGGCCGTTGGCTGTGGCCAGTGCAACTGTCGAACGGCCGAAGAGCTGGATGACATGATGGCCTACCGGGACATTGGTCAGGATCGTCTGGAAGGCTGTCGTATCGCTCTGGGTAGCGGTGGTGACACTCTGGAAGGCGGAGCCCGAAGGGATTCCATCGACCGTTACGGTGTAGACGAGAGAAGTAGGAGCAGCATTAATGGAACCGATGGTTGATAGGATCTCCAGGAAA contains:
- a CDS encoding VanZ family protein — protein: MFKFYLYPISYAFLTFPIAALLFTLPFLIVQYRRHGYIHKLRATMLYLLLLYLMNALYLVILPLPTTRHNAPPDVASYMQWIPFHFIQDIIKETRLEPDQPATYLRLLQERAFWQVMLNVLLVMPFGMFLRYYFRTGWLTCLLASFGLSLFFEVTQVTALYGYFDYPYRLFDVDDLMMNTLGGMLGFVLASWLSALLPRIDQLDHAVDLSQKRVSYTRRGIAFMLDWMLLFPLLIVVIILELPGAYFVLTALYFIVLPSLMNGMTLGKLVVRIRISGLEQPATLRQLAIRGGLLYLFLGGANVWLLFSSFEGSAVSGLLYVLLALAVFLLDAWFAIHLLIRLFNRSKPLFYEQLSQTTHKIQ
- a CDS encoding ABC transporter ATP-binding protein, translated to MLQVNNVSKLFNPGTPDEKIALVGIELNLKPADFVTVIGSNGAGKSTLMNIISGVMKPDAGSLHIEGNSVAHLPEYQRSKWIGRVFQDPMAGTAPRMTIEENLAMAYCRGRSRGLSLGINARKRKLFREQVAKLGIGLENRFGAMVGTLSGGERQALSLLMSTFTQPKILLLDEHTAALDPARAELITRLTESIVREMKLTTLMVTHNMEQAIRLGNRLIMMDKGRIILDIDENRKKDLTVERLLGEFEQISGKKLADDRIVLG
- a CDS encoding PdaC/SigV domain-containing protein translates to MKRSKPWTWIAAPLAAALLLGTATLPLAASPTNAASTAAAWTSKILMIKVDGKTLQVPGGVSAEGDTYIGLRFLADELGLTTTWDSKTKIITTSSPTKTITMQDQSTEFKVNGHRISGKPVIVKNGSAYLPLRFLLEQMGYEIVYNHKEQLITINPIVENSLILSNKDIDHSTSDRHFAIQYPQLSGMSEPEAQGKINSFLEKQAKEFEQAGKELFAQSSSIDLIEGTQLYYDVNYTITYNQDGKLSIVFDHYEFTGGAHGNYGKQGYTFDLNSGKVLTLQEAALNNSRYKQIINTQIKQELTKRGYDMLEPFETISDDQGFYLRGDKIIVFFSLYEYTPYSEGMPEFSIPLELFR